The following nucleotide sequence is from Sphingomonas panacisoli.
GGAAGGGAGGGGTCGGGGGTGGGTGGAGGCTTGACGAGACGCGACGATCTCCCACACCTTGCCAATTTGCGATACTTCCACCCACCCCTAACCCCTCCCTTCTAGGGAGGGGAGCTGGCTCACTGCGCCTCCGCGTCGGCCGGATCCTCGGGCTCCACCTTCGGCCCGTCGGCAAATGGCATCCGTGGGCCAGACGGCCGCTTCGCCACGGTCACGTGGAAGTCGATCCGGATGCTCACCCACGATCCGACTAGCGGCTTGCCGCCGCGGCGCGGGGGGCGGACGAGGAATTGCCATGCCGCGAGCCGCATGTCGCGGCCCAGCCCCGATCCCAACGGCGACTCGCCGATCGATTGGCAGTTCTCGACATGATAGTTCGCGACCGTCTTGCACGCGATCATCGCCCAGCCGCCGCCTTGCGGCATGTTCTTCACATAGCCGTTGATCTCGGCATTGGTCGGCTCGCGATACCATTCGGCACGGTACAGCGGCATGCCGCCCGGGCCGAGCCCCGGGCCATAAGCGAGCTTGCTGTCCTCGCCGTCGCCCGCGGCATCACCCTGACCCGATCCCTTGATCTTGCTGATGTCGAAATTGCCAAGGTTGAGCGGCGTGACACCCGGCAAGGGCAGCGGCGGGGTCGGCGTCTTCGGCGGCGGGGCGACGTCGGGCGGTAACGGGGCGGGCGGGGCCGACGCGCTTTTCGGCTTGGGCGAATTGTCGGCCTTCTTGGCGCGATCCGGCTCGGTCGACGCGCTGTCGTCGGGCGGGATCAGGGTGAAGGTGTCGGGTCGCTTCGCCTCTGGCGTGACCGTCACGCGCGGTCCGAAGATCGCCAGGATGACGAGCAACGCCAATTCGACCGCGAGCGCCAGCGCGAACGACGTCGCGCGTCGGCGGTCGGGCAACCAGCGATGTAACGCGGCACGCATCGGCGCGCCGCCTACGCCTGTGCGTCACATGCTGCAATGCCGCATCGTGCGGTTCATCGCATAAGTAGATTTACGTCGTTCCAGCGAAAGCTGGAATCTCATGCCGTTTGCGCCCTCGCCAGAGACCCCAGCTTTCGCTGGGGTGACGATCAGCCAGGATAGGGTTTGTCCTTCAGCAGCCCCGCCAGATGCGCGGCATTGTTCGCGAGCATCGTCGCGGTCTTGGCGACCATCTTCGGCGTCTTGTCGAGGTCTTTGAAATCGACGCTGCCATAGGCTTCGCCGACCCAATAGATCGCGCCCACCGCCGGGATCGTCCAGCCGACATCGTTGAGCGACTGGAAGATTTGCGCGGTGGAGAAATGCGCGCCGTCCTCGTTCCCGACGATCGCCGCCACCGCGACCTTCGAATAGCTCGGCATGCGGCCCTGATCGTCGGTTTCGTCGAGGAACGCGTCCATCCGCTCCATCACGCGCTTGGCGACGCTGCCGACCTGACCCATCCAGATCGGGCCGGCGAAGATCAGGATGTCGTGCGCCAGTATTTTGGTGCGCAATCCCGGCCATTCGTCGCCGTCTCCTTCGTCGCTCGTCACGCCAGGCTTGATGTCGAGCGCGGCGACGCGGACGGTCTCGGTGAGCTCGACGTCGGCCTTGGCGAACGCGTCCTTCAGCACAGCGATCATCGCATCGGTCGAGGATTCACCCGAGGGCTTGAGCGTGCAGTTGAGTGCGATGGCCTTGAGCGGCATGATGGTCTCCTATGTCCAGGAGGCGAACGAAGCAGGTGCGCGTTCTATCCGGCGAGAGGAGGCCGACATGACCTACGTTATGCTCTTTCTAGCCGGCGCGTTGTTGTGCAACTGCATCCCGCATCTGGCGGCGGGGTTGCGCGGCGAGCCGTTTCCGACTCCGTTCGCCAAGCCGCGGGGGAGGGGCAAGTCGCCGCCGCTCGTCAATTTCGCTTGGGGATCGGCCAATCTGTTCGGCGGCGTTGCGCTCGCGGCGTGGCGGTTGCCGACCGTGGATTGCCGGATCGGCGCGGCGGTCGCGGCGCTCGGCTGGCTCGCGATCGGCGTCCACCTCGCGTTGCATTTCGGCGCGGTGCGCGCGAAGAACGGCTGATCAGATACTGCCCAGGAACGGCTCGACCGCGAAGATTTCGCCGTCGAGATCGACGACATACATCGTGCCGTCATTCCCGGTCGCGAAATCGACGATCAGGTTGATCGTCCCCACATCGGGCGCGAAATCCTCGTTGCGGCGCTCATAGGCGGACGAGGCGAGCACCGAGCCGGCGACCAGCGACGCGGCGGGTACCGACCACAGATTGCCGCTGACCTCGTCGGCGAAGACGTACGATCCCTTCAGCGACGCGATCGGGCCATTATAGACGACTCCCCCGATGATCGCGTTGCCCTGGCGCGCGCCGGTGCCGTGACCGTATTGGCTGACCGGATCGGTCAGGCCGGCGGGCGCGGTGCCCTGGAAGCTGCCGGTGCCTTCCTTGAAGTTCCAGCCGAAGTTGCGGCCGGGATCGGTG
It contains:
- a CDS encoding flavodoxin family protein — protein: MPLKAIALNCTLKPSGESSTDAMIAVLKDAFAKADVELTETVRVAALDIKPGVTSDEGDGDEWPGLRTKILAHDILIFAGPIWMGQVGSVAKRVMERMDAFLDETDDQGRMPSYSKVAVAAIVGNEDGAHFSTAQIFQSLNDVGWTIPAVGAIYWVGEAYGSVDFKDLDKTPKMVAKTATMLANNAAHLAGLLKDKPYPG